A stretch of Cellulosilyticum sp. I15G10I2 DNA encodes these proteins:
- a CDS encoding response regulator, whose translation MFKVLIADDEPKIRKGIRGILDWQSIGFEIVAEAEDGEVALEKAIETAPDLLLVDICMPFVNGLEFINQLKSILNDAIIIIVSGHDEFEYAQAALKLKVFDYILKPVSQDALLKSVLKAREQMIDLKNKGIEDAFKMKQLKKSNHYLKEIFLQDLIGAKVKDENLMRQFEYFNIGYTATMGMLVIRLMDKSHGMIEREWDNDLLIYAIQNIAAEAMNGFKALTCFKDTKNQIIVISDTSPIAKWSEMGIEVEKCIAEYLRREVITEMILLKQKPASIHHAYEEISRSLTEKSQKTPIVITIQKYIDKHYANPELTLTEIAEKVGISQTYLTRLLKQELGVPFIDYLTQIRMKKALILMQDPNIKVYEVAEKTGYSSQHYFSNVFKKTFHLSPLDYKRRGVK comes from the coding sequence ATGTTTAAAGTTCTTATTGCAGACGATGAACCAAAGATTAGAAAAGGCATAAGAGGAATCCTAGATTGGCAAAGTATAGGGTTTGAGATTGTAGCAGAAGCAGAAGATGGTGAAGTTGCTCTTGAAAAAGCTATTGAAACCGCCCCGGATCTGCTTTTGGTAGATATTTGTATGCCCTTTGTGAATGGATTAGAATTCATCAACCAGCTTAAATCCATATTAAACGATGCAATTATTATTATTGTTTCCGGACATGATGAATTTGAGTATGCACAAGCGGCGCTTAAGCTTAAGGTCTTTGATTATATTTTAAAACCTGTAAGTCAAGATGCTTTATTAAAAAGTGTCTTAAAGGCAAGAGAACAAATGATAGATCTTAAAAATAAAGGGATCGAAGATGCATTTAAAATGAAGCAGCTTAAAAAAAGTAATCATTACCTTAAAGAGATTTTTTTACAAGATTTAATAGGTGCAAAAGTCAAAGATGAAAATCTTATGAGGCAATTTGAGTATTTTAATATAGGATATACAGCTACTATGGGCATGCTTGTTATTAGACTTATGGACAAAAGTCATGGGATGATAGAGCGTGAATGGGATAATGATTTACTGATCTATGCCATACAGAACATTGCAGCAGAGGCCATGAATGGGTTTAAGGCACTTACTTGTTTTAAGGATACCAAAAATCAAATCATTGTCATAAGTGATACAAGTCCAATTGCGAAATGGTCTGAAATGGGTATAGAAGTTGAAAAGTGTATAGCAGAATATTTAAGAAGAGAAGTCATTACAGAAATGATTTTATTAAAACAGAAACCCGCTTCTATACATCATGCCTATGAGGAAATTAGCAGAAGCTTAACAGAAAAGAGTCAAAAAACACCTATCGTAATAACCATTCAGAAGTACATTGATAAGCATTATGCAAATCCAGAGCTGACGCTTACAGAAATAGCCGAAAAGGTTGGTATTAGTCAAACATATCTTACACGACTGCTTAAGCAAGAGTTAGGTGTGCCATTTATTGATTATCTTACACAAATCAGAATGAAAAAAGCGCTTATTCTTATGCAGGATCCCAATATTAAAGTTTATGAAGTTGCAGAAAAGACCGGCTACTCCAGTCAGCATTATTTCAGCAACGTATTTAAAAAGACATTTCATCTCTCACCACTAGATTATAAAAGGCGGGGTGTCAAGTGA
- a CDS encoding cache domain-containing sensor histidine kinase, with protein sequence MITGFNSIKNRILIFFLAIIFIPIVTLGLFANTVYSRSIETSANKHTAQMISQIQSNIEYYLQSIDNIMYYISQSPDVVQYLTDDSEPQNNDLLEIRVRTLLNIYTEANPEIAGILIVNTRDKYLSNELIKNNRDPLLQEDWYLSAVNQSDISQYASKPIGRNLNTYSEYSADEVISISRTMRHPKTNEITGVILIDMKLGKFEEIIKNNNIGQKGFFYILDKNNDIVYSPVNPIIYRINNEWFKDISNLLIKSINNETFEIMCETSVQTGWRTIGVFSIEEILEDVLKMQTFAMFVSGFTLILAIVVAIIFTNTIVTPIKELTALMKRAEQGDLEVSFENNKYKDEFGELGHSFNHMIKEIKQLIEMVYTEQRNKRKAELKILQAQIKPHFLYNTLDTIQWMAVDYGARDIVEIVTALTKLFRIALSKGREVITIREEIDHIESYMIIQKARYEDKLSYDITYDEELLDKPILKLTAQPIVENAIYHGVKQKRGAGKVEINFSKIDHQVIITVTDNGAGIDALKLHEINMMLQHENIRGVASESGSGYGICNVHTRIKMTYGSEYGLRYISKVNEGTCVQIILPLLEA encoded by the coding sequence ATGATAACTGGTTTTAATAGTATTAAAAATAGAATACTTATATTTTTTCTTGCTATCATTTTTATTCCTATCGTTACCTTAGGTTTATTTGCGAATACAGTTTACTCAAGATCTATAGAGACCAGTGCTAATAAACATACGGCGCAAATGATCAGCCAAATTCAAAGTAACATAGAATATTATCTTCAGTCCATAGATAACATTATGTATTATATCTCACAATCTCCGGATGTAGTGCAGTATCTTACAGATGACTCTGAGCCTCAGAATAATGATCTTTTAGAAATAAGAGTAAGAACACTTTTAAATATTTATACGGAAGCCAACCCAGAGATTGCAGGGATTCTTATTGTAAATACTAGAGATAAGTATTTAAGTAATGAGCTTATAAAAAACAATCGCGACCCACTTTTGCAAGAGGATTGGTATCTATCTGCGGTTAATCAATCAGATATTTCTCAGTATGCAAGTAAACCCATAGGCCGTAATCTTAATACTTATTCAGAATACAGTGCAGATGAGGTTATTTCAATATCAAGAACGATGAGACATCCTAAAACTAACGAAATCACAGGTGTTATTCTTATTGATATGAAACTTGGAAAGTTTGAAGAAATTATTAAAAATAATAATATAGGACAAAAAGGTTTTTTTTATATACTTGATAAAAACAATGATATTGTTTATTCTCCTGTCAATCCTATTATTTATAGAATTAATAATGAGTGGTTTAAAGATATATCCAATTTACTTATTAAATCTATTAATAACGAAACATTTGAGATCATGTGTGAAACCAGTGTGCAGACGGGATGGCGTACAATAGGGGTTTTTTCAATAGAAGAAATATTAGAAGACGTTCTTAAAATGCAGACTTTTGCGATGTTTGTCAGTGGTTTCACCCTTATATTAGCTATAGTTGTAGCGATTATCTTTACCAATACTATTGTTACACCTATAAAGGAGCTTACAGCCCTTATGAAGCGGGCAGAGCAAGGAGACTTAGAAGTAAGTTTTGAAAATAATAAGTATAAAGATGAATTTGGAGAACTAGGCCATAGTTTTAACCACATGATTAAAGAAATCAAGCAGCTTATTGAAATGGTCTATACTGAACAAAGAAATAAACGGAAAGCGGAACTTAAAATTCTTCAAGCACAGATCAAACCACATTTTTTGTATAATACGCTTGATACGATACAGTGGATGGCTGTTGATTATGGGGCTAGAGATATCGTTGAGATTGTTACGGCACTGACTAAGCTCTTTAGAATTGCACTTAGCAAAGGCCGGGAAGTGATTACGATACGTGAGGAGATCGATCATATTGAAAGTTATATGATTATACAAAAAGCAAGGTATGAAGATAAACTGTCATATGATATTACCTATGATGAAGAACTGTTAGATAAGCCTATTCTTAAACTAACAGCTCAGCCCATTGTGGAAAATGCTATTTATCACGGTGTTAAGCAAAAGCGAGGAGCTGGCAAAGTTGAAATAAACTTTTCAAAAATAGATCATCAAGTGATCATTACGGTAACAGATAATGGCGCAGGGATAGATGCCCTTAAGCTGCATGAAATCAATATGATGCTGCAGCATGAAAATATAAGGGGCGTTGCATCAGAGAGCGGCTCAGGATATGGTATATGCAATGTACATACTAGAATTAAAATGACATATGGCAGTGAATATGGGCTTAGATACATAAGCAAGGTTAATGAGGGGACATGTGTTCAAATCATATTACCCCTGCTAGAAGCATAA